One window from the genome of Haladaptatus paucihalophilus DX253 encodes:
- a CDS encoding 30S ribosomal protein S3ae: MSERSVSKKSQEKRWYTVLAPEQFDREELGTTPADEPEKVLGRTIETTLGELTNNASENNTKLVFKINDVGSDAAYTEFVRHELTRDYLRSLVRRGASKVEAYVTVLTSDDYRVQIQPVAFTTKKADHSQEMAIRRTMIDIVQDAAKDHTFQDLIDSVVEGRLSSAIYGDAKTIYPLRRVEIQKATLEAHPEEVAEEEETSVDVDEEEAEV, encoded by the coding sequence ATGAGTGAACGATCAGTCTCGAAGAAATCACAGGAAAAGCGGTGGTACACCGTTCTCGCTCCCGAGCAGTTCGACCGAGAGGAGCTTGGAACGACCCCCGCAGACGAACCGGAGAAGGTGCTCGGTCGCACCATCGAAACAACGCTCGGCGAACTGACGAACAACGCCAGCGAAAACAACACGAAGTTGGTCTTCAAGATCAACGACGTTGGTAGTGACGCGGCGTACACGGAGTTCGTCCGCCACGAACTCACCCGCGACTACCTCCGCAGTCTCGTTCGACGCGGCGCCTCGAAGGTCGAGGCGTACGTCACGGTGCTGACCTCGGACGACTACCGCGTCCAGATTCAGCCCGTCGCCTTCACGACGAAGAAGGCGGACCACAGTCAAGAGATGGCCATCCGTCGCACGATGATCGACATCGTGCAGGACGCCGCGAAGGACCACACCTTCCAGGACCTCATCGACAGCGTCGTCGAGGGTCGCCTCTCCAGCGCGATTTACGGCGACGCGAAGACGATTTACCCGCTTCGCCGCGTCGAAATCCAGAAAGCGACGCTGGAAGCCCACCCCGAAGAGGTCGCCGAGGAAGAGGAGACCTCCGTGGACGTGGACGAAGAAGAAGCCGAAGTCTAA
- a CDS encoding cupredoxin domain-containing protein, with translation MNRRAFLAGVVGATSATLAGCSSVMNMGSGSGSDGDFDIGMSAMAFHPETFEVEAGTTVVWKNTGMRRHTVTAYEDGIPEDAEYFASGGYDDEQTARDAWMDGKGAVDQGTTFEHTFTVPGNYAYFCIPHEKAGMSGTIVVKEK, from the coding sequence ATGAACCGCCGAGCGTTTTTGGCCGGAGTCGTCGGCGCGACATCCGCCACCTTGGCAGGGTGTTCGAGCGTGATGAACATGGGGTCCGGGTCCGGTTCGGATGGCGACTTCGACATCGGGATGAGCGCGATGGCGTTCCACCCGGAGACGTTCGAGGTGGAAGCCGGAACGACCGTCGTCTGGAAAAACACGGGAATGCGACGCCACACCGTCACCGCCTACGAGGACGGCATCCCGGAGGACGCCGAGTACTTCGCCTCCGGCGGCTACGACGACGAGCAGACCGCCCGCGACGCGTGGATGGACGGCAAAGGTGCGGTAGACCAAGGGACGACGTTCGAGCACACGTTCACGGTACCCGGAAACTACGCCTACTTCTGCATTCCGCACGAGAAAGCGGGCATGTCCGGGACCATCGTCGTCAAAGAGAAGTGA
- a CDS encoding adenylyltransferase/cytidyltransferase family protein, whose amino-acid sequence MTHVLAQGTFDILHPGHVHYLRDAAGMGDRLSVIIARRENVTHKEPPILSNRQRRDMIEALGVVDDALVGHPEDIFSPIEDLDPDIIVLGYDQHHDDAAIEAELDRRGIECVVRRASPLDPDDDELLSTGRIIDRICEERC is encoded by the coding sequence GTGACACACGTACTCGCACAGGGAACCTTCGACATCCTTCACCCCGGCCACGTCCACTACCTCCGCGACGCCGCGGGGATGGGCGACCGACTGTCGGTCATCATCGCGCGTCGGGAGAACGTAACGCACAAGGAACCACCGATTCTGTCGAATCGCCAACGCCGGGACATGATAGAAGCGCTCGGCGTCGTGGACGACGCGCTCGTCGGCCACCCCGAGGACATCTTTTCCCCCATCGAAGACCTCGACCCGGACATCATCGTGTTGGGCTACGACCAGCACCACGACGACGCGGCCATCGAGGCCGAACTCGATCGACGCGGAATCGAGTGCGTCGTTCGGCGCGCTTCGCCGCTGGACCCCGACGACGACGAACTGCTCTCGACCGGTCGAATCATCGATCGAATCTGCGAGGAGCGCTGCTGA
- a CDS encoding Mov34/MPN/PAD-1 family protein — protein MRLFRSNEILGIAEGALTFALEASRDAHPNEYMGYLRGEEARKLGLDRDGLVITDVLVMPGTESNSVSATVKTSTIPNDIRAVGSVHSHPNGVLRPSDTDLGTFQKGAVHIIIGAPYERNSWQAFDRHGEPQRLDVLDVELPEAESFFDFTQADIDEELRDK, from the coding sequence ATGCGGCTGTTCCGGTCGAACGAAATTCTCGGTATCGCGGAGGGCGCACTGACGTTCGCGCTCGAAGCCTCCCGCGATGCCCATCCGAACGAGTACATGGGCTATCTCCGTGGCGAGGAGGCGAGGAAACTCGGCCTCGACCGCGACGGCCTCGTCATCACCGACGTACTCGTCATGCCCGGCACCGAGTCGAACAGCGTCAGCGCGACGGTGAAGACGAGCACCATCCCCAACGACATCCGGGCGGTCGGGTCGGTGCACTCGCACCCGAACGGCGTCCTCAGGCCGAGCGATACGGATTTGGGGACGTTCCAGAAGGGAGCGGTCCACATCATCATCGGCGCGCCCTACGAGCGAAACAGTTGGCAGGCGTTCGACCGACACGGAGAGCCACAGCGACTCGACGTGCTCGACGTGGAACTGCCCGAGGCGGAATCGTTCTTCGACTTCACGCAGGCGGACATCGACGAGGAGCTGAGAGATAAGTGA
- a CDS encoding DHH family phosphoesterase yields the protein MNPAEDGPDGGPDTPVVYELAADCTLSDASEGELYHAVVNGVVDYGVFVDLSDSVSGLVHESNLSTSYDVGDELVVELVEVRDNGDLSFTPVDIDDPETVAVAHEYEVAETGSLGEQVGDTVHLEGEVVQIKQTGGPTIFHVSDHTGVVPCAAFEEAGVRAHPEIDIEDLVHLVGVVEERDGALQVEVASLTALEGEEEDVVRDRIETALDERAEPHDVEPLIEWPALEQLFPDLEEIAKQLRRTVLESRPIRVRHHADGDGMCASLPVELALRRFIEETHQAPEAKRHLFKRLPSKAPFYEMEDVTRDLNFALEDQARHGQKLPLLLMLDNGSTEEDVPAYANLAHYDIPILVVDHHHPDPEAVDPYIDGHVNPYLYDEDYRITTGMMCVELARMIWPDITDELRHVPAVAGISDRSKADAMTEYVELAESEGYDEEFLSDMGEALDYGAFWLKYDPGRNLINDVLNVGCDDEERHRELVSFLSNRAEEDTEQQLDAAMPHVKHERLASEAHLYRVDVENHAYRFTYPPPGKTTGEIHDRKVKETGEPVITIGYGPDFAVLRSDGVRLDIPEMVTELNEEVVGGGVSGGGHLVVGSIKFVKGMREQVLDALVEKMADAELDEDLQSTTVGHQQDD from the coding sequence ATGAATCCCGCTGAAGACGGTCCCGATGGTGGACCGGATACTCCCGTCGTGTACGAACTCGCGGCGGACTGTACTCTCTCCGATGCGTCTGAGGGCGAGCTGTATCACGCTGTCGTCAACGGTGTCGTCGACTACGGCGTGTTCGTCGACCTCTCCGACTCGGTTTCCGGTCTCGTTCACGAATCGAATCTCTCTACCTCGTACGACGTCGGCGACGAACTCGTCGTCGAACTCGTCGAAGTACGCGATAACGGCGACCTGAGTTTCACGCCGGTCGATATCGACGACCCCGAAACCGTCGCCGTCGCCCACGAGTACGAGGTCGCCGAAACCGGCAGCCTCGGCGAGCAGGTCGGTGACACCGTCCACCTCGAAGGCGAAGTCGTCCAGATAAAACAGACGGGCGGCCCGACCATCTTCCACGTCAGCGACCACACGGGTGTCGTCCCCTGTGCCGCGTTCGAGGAGGCGGGCGTCCGTGCACATCCCGAAATCGATATCGAGGACCTCGTACACCTCGTCGGCGTCGTCGAAGAACGCGACGGTGCGCTGCAGGTCGAAGTCGCGTCCCTCACCGCGCTGGAAGGCGAGGAAGAGGACGTCGTTCGCGACCGAATCGAGACGGCGCTCGACGAGCGAGCGGAACCCCACGACGTGGAGCCGCTCATCGAGTGGCCCGCGCTCGAACAGCTGTTCCCCGACCTCGAAGAAATCGCAAAACAGCTCCGTCGCACGGTGCTCGAAAGCCGACCGATTCGCGTTCGGCACCACGCCGACGGTGACGGTATGTGCGCGAGCCTCCCGGTCGAACTCGCTCTGCGCCGCTTCATCGAGGAGACCCATCAAGCGCCCGAGGCCAAGCGCCACCTGTTCAAGCGCCTGCCGAGCAAGGCACCGTTCTACGAGATGGAGGACGTGACCCGCGACCTAAACTTCGCGCTCGAAGATCAGGCCCGACACGGCCAGAAGCTCCCCCTTCTGCTCATGCTCGACAACGGAAGCACGGAGGAGGACGTCCCCGCGTACGCCAACCTCGCACACTACGACATCCCGATTCTCGTGGTCGACCACCACCACCCCGACCCCGAGGCGGTGGACCCCTATATCGACGGCCACGTCAACCCGTATCTCTACGACGAGGATTACCGCATCACGACGGGGATGATGTGCGTCGAACTCGCGCGGATGATATGGCCCGACATCACGGACGAGCTCCGCCACGTTCCCGCGGTCGCGGGAATCTCCGACCGCTCCAAGGCCGACGCGATGACGGAGTACGTCGAACTCGCCGAGTCGGAAGGCTACGACGAGGAGTTCCTCTCGGACATGGGTGAAGCGCTCGATTACGGCGCGTTCTGGCTGAAGTACGACCCCGGACGGAACCTCATCAACGACGTGCTCAACGTCGGTTGTGACGACGAGGAACGCCACCGCGAACTCGTTTCGTTCCTCTCCAACCGCGCCGAGGAGGACACCGAACAGCAACTCGACGCCGCGATGCCCCACGTCAAACACGAACGATTGGCGAGCGAGGCGCATCTCTACCGCGTTGACGTCGAAAATCACGCTTACCGGTTCACCTACCCTCCGCCAGGAAAGACGACCGGTGAAATCCACGACCGCAAGGTCAAGGAGACGGGCGAACCCGTCATCACCATCGGCTACGGCCCGGACTTCGCTGTCCTCCGAAGCGACGGCGTGCGCCTCGACATCCCCGAGATGGTCACGGAACTCAACGAGGAGGTCGTCGGCGGCGGCGTCAGCGGCGGCGGCCACCTCGTCGTCGGGAGTATCAAGTTCGTCAAGGGCATGCGCGAGCAGGTGCTCGACGCGCTCGTCGAAAAGATGGCCGACGCGGAACTCGACGAGGACCTGCAGAGCACGACGGTCGGACACCAGCAAGACGACTGA
- a CDS encoding phospholipase D-like domain-containing protein, which yields MLPDDPEVPAHVLRNASHRILLAGYSFTSRRIADVLIAAADRGVDVHVVVDDAPVGGLSTREATVLDDLAAHGVTVEVIGGKLGRYDFHHAKYAVADDEAVVLTENWKPAGVGGHASRGWGVVVGRDAATDLREVFVADTSWNDTVSWSKFRAGRSFTPASPANGSYPTRFRPKRVPVDSVSVLVAPDNAESGVLSLLRSANESICVQQMTAGGIGQPFVRATLAAARRGVEVKILLSSAWYVRDDNRRVADWLNERADDEGLPLHVKLADPDGYEKIHAKGVVVDGRHVVVGSLNWNNHSARENREVAVVLHGDAAGAYYGRVFTADWGDGEKTFPVGLAAFVVVGVAGAVWIAKREVRFESER from the coding sequence GTGCTCCCGGACGACCCGGAGGTCCCCGCGCACGTCCTCCGGAATGCGAGTCATCGAATCCTATTGGCCGGATACTCGTTCACCTCCCGTCGCATCGCGGACGTCCTCATCGCGGCGGCCGACCGGGGCGTGGACGTTCACGTCGTCGTCGATGACGCGCCGGTCGGCGGTCTATCGACGCGGGAGGCGACCGTCCTCGACGACCTCGCCGCTCACGGCGTCACCGTCGAAGTCATCGGCGGAAAACTGGGGCGGTACGACTTCCATCACGCGAAGTACGCCGTCGCGGACGACGAGGCCGTCGTATTGACCGAGAACTGGAAACCAGCGGGGGTCGGCGGCCACGCCAGTCGCGGCTGGGGCGTCGTCGTCGGCCGCGACGCCGCTACCGACCTCCGGGAGGTGTTCGTCGCCGACACGTCGTGGAACGACACGGTTTCGTGGTCGAAGTTCAGGGCCGGGCGGTCCTTCACCCCCGCCTCGCCCGCGAACGGAAGCTACCCGACGCGGTTTCGTCCGAAGCGCGTCCCCGTCGATTCCGTGAGCGTTCTCGTCGCGCCCGACAACGCCGAATCGGGCGTCCTCTCGCTCCTTCGGTCGGCGAACGAGTCGATTTGCGTCCAGCAGATGACGGCAGGCGGCATCGGCCAACCGTTCGTCCGCGCGACGCTCGCCGCCGCCCGCCGCGGCGTCGAAGTCAAAATCCTCCTCAGCAGCGCGTGGTACGTCCGCGACGACAACCGGCGGGTCGCCGACTGGTTGAACGAACGGGCGGACGACGAGGGACTTCCCCTCCACGTAAAACTCGCCGACCCGGACGGCTACGAGAAAATTCACGCCAAGGGCGTCGTCGTGGACGGACGACACGTCGTCGTCGGCAGCCTGAACTGGAACAACCATTCTGCCCGCGAGAACCGGGAAGTCGCCGTCGTCCTCCACGGGGACGCGGCCGGTGCGTACTACGGACGCGTGTTCACGGCCGACTGGGGAGATGGCGAAAAGACGTTCCCGGTCGGTCTCGCCGCGTTCGTCGTAGTCGGCGTCGCTGGCGCGGTATGGATCGCAAAACGGGAGGTTCGATTCGAGTCAGAACGCTAA